ATATGGAAATGAAATAAAttgtattaaataataaattttatatatatacgtCATGGAAACTTGAACTCACCAACAATTACACGGGGGATATTAATTGTACGATATTACGTAAGCCGTGTCGTAATACGATCGGCGATTAAAAAATCGAGTCAAATCCCAATATCAATGAACTCAACCaacttaaattatatatatatatatatatatatatatatatatatatatatatatatatatatatatatatatatattctacgtgcgatatttatttatttatacataTGGACAGAATTGAAGCAGCGCATCAGGTTGAATAAAACAAATGAATGCTCAATTTGCGAAATCATCTAATTAAGTCATAATAAACTCTGCGACATTATATTATAAGTATGCGTTCTGTCACAAAATTAATATAGAAAATGAATgaaatttcaatttattttagacTACTAGTTTCAGTTGTTTTTCCAGTACTGTGGAATTTTACTtggaaaaaatataaattttgtggAAAACGATCAAAATTTATGAGATAACATTTAAAGACCCCaggaaaattaaataatctcacaaagaaaaaaaaatcataaccaAGACAAAGATGTGACAGGAGTATAATGGATATTgataagagtaggtctcttgtgagacggcctcgcgaatctttatctttgagACGGGTTAAACTttccgatattcacaataaaaaataatactcttagcataaaaaagtaatattttttcacatatgacctaaataagagatccgtctcacaaaatataacAGCGAGATTGTATATTATTTTATCGTGCAATTTATTCTTCGTGTTTTTTTTCCGGCTTAAGCATGATTGGTTTGGTGGTCATATTTTTTGGAAATTTAGAACTACAATTGATCGTAGAATATATAATTTCATCAGGAACAGAGTCATCAAAATGAGCTGGATACATCAAATCGGCCCACATTGCCAAATGGTTGGTTTTAGCGGGTTTCTATTAGATTATTGTGTTTTCTTTGGAGCATATGGATTTCACGGATTTAAAATTATGAGACGagtcatttttttatattttataataaaaataatattcttagtataaaattaatattttttcatgtgtgaaaattcaaaacattaCAAGTAAAATATAcatatttgagaatttaagatgaaatattaaatattttacgcAAGACCATTTTTTAATTGGGTAGAAATTTTGATCAAAGAGTCCCTCGTGTGTGTTTTATTTACTCAGCTCCGTGTCCTCTTTTAAAAGTGTCTAGTGAATTTATGCGGGATGCAAAATAATTTTGAGAGTCAATATATGTGAGATCAGGTCGACTCAATTTATatttatcataaataataataatatttttgatataaatataatatatttcatTAGTTAAGTTAGGTGTGATATTCGTCTCGTAAAATTGATTCGTGAGATGTTTTTTATATAACGTGAATAAAAAACTAAGGTTTCGTTTGGACAAAcacttataaatttttttataaaagtgttttttacaacatttttatatataaatttaaaatttgctttaaaaataaatatatgtttgtATAAGtgctatataaaaatatatttttataattaaaaatagttACGAAATTTTTTggataattattttataaaaatattttaattataatttatttttctaatttttttcttGTTGGTGATTTGTTAACTGTTTGACACGTGCATGTGACCGTGTAAATTCATGCAAGCGACTAAGAAAGTTGTTGTTTTTGTACGCCACTTAGTTCAAGTatacttttattttattcaCCATCACAAATAATAACGACAACAATAATAACACATGTAGGTAAAGTAGGTTTTTCGGGTAGATATAGTATCTATGTTTGTCGGAAAGATCGAAAAAAATAATGTTtgacataaataataatattgtttTCATGAATCAAGTCAAgttgaaatatctgtttcatAAAACTGATTCATAGAAACAACTACTGTTATCATCATCGTCACCATTATTTTCAGTTCTCCCTCCAAAATATAAACATTAAAATTCTATTTTCATTGATCGCAATTATATAGCAAAATATCTATTtttaatatcattttttattattttaccaATATATAATTGTTCATTAAATAATTAGCAACTTCCAATAATTTTTTATACAGGGAAATGTTATTTACTTTCCAATTAATCCTACCTCAACCGACATTTTCAATTCATAAAGAGACCACGATACCTTTTGTTACCCTTActaatttttgaaatatatgcaccaaataaaaaattctagtaatcgctcatgtattttattcatataatataatttCATAACATGATTTTTTATCTCTCTAATTTACCTTTTCCCCGATGTGTgttcatataatatataattagtaTATTAAACGACAATATATTCaacatttattttaataaaatattttttaaaaataaatgaattttatttatatttcaaTTTCTATTTAAATCTTAGATTATTTTTATTAGCTATTGTGCCATAATTtctctatttttaaaaattttaaataataattttaaaattataaaagttaaatcaattgtttttaaaaattaaaataatatttgccAAGCGAGTGTAGCGTTGCAAGTATGCCTCCGGAACTTGGCCACAGaagtatatttatattatggaATTGTAATTGATAAAATggaaagtaatttttttttgggtATATTTATGTCAAAAATTAACAATAGTGATCAACTTGTGAATTTTAAAAGTAGGTTCGAGTGAGATTACCAAAAATTATAATCGGTGGTAATAATGCTAATCAaatcttttttaaaattatatagaATTCTAAGTACTATTGTTCTATTAATTGTCACATATCGGTTGGTTAAATAACTTGGGAGTTCCGACCAATTCTATCCTACTCCGGGAGATTTACTCACTGtcactaaataatatatatgtctAGCATTTAAAAATAGCTACAATAATTTTATTAGTGTTTATAAATGGGTAgaacatataatttcttataataatcactaaataatatatatgtctAGCATTTAAAAATAGCTACAATAATTTTATTAGTGTTTATAAATAGGTAgaacatataatttcttataataatcactaaataatatatatgtctAGCATTTAAAAATAGCTACAATAATTTTATTAGTGTTTATAAATGGGTAgaacatataatttcttataataattaaattttaaaatattgattttttacaatttatatGATTCTagcacaaaaataaaaataataaaaataaaaatctcaaacctcAAACGTAAAAATTTtactatcaaataaaaatttcacgtaattttactttttttcttacacatgtcttttttttaactattattattaaatttcacACTACTTTAACCAAAAATCAACCAAACTAATTTCGTTTCATGTATATAACATgtgttatattattattattattctcaaattttaaaacttaatatttatatttaaaaattacgtgaaatttttatttgatagtaAAATTTTTACGTTTgaggtttgagatttttatttctattatttttatttttgtgctagaattatataaattgtaaaaaatcaatattttaaaatttaattattataagaaattctATGTTCTACCCATTTATAAACGCTAATAAAATTATTGTAGCTATTTTTAAATGCTagacatatatattatttagtgaCAGGGAGTAAATCTCCCGGAGTAGGATAGAATTGGCCGGGAGTTcctccccttgagctagcttttggagttgagttaggtccaagttccaatcttaacatggtatcagagctcggATTCCACAGTTACGTgctggactgcctataattaggccacccgttctgcccataattgggtcatttgtaaactccacgctcgaGATGTTCATTCTTGGgtgtgagaggggtgtgttaattgtcccataTCGGTTGGTTAAATAACCTGAGAGTTGTATATacgggcttggacaatcctcctctcttgagctagcttttggggttgagttaggtccaagttccaatcttaataTGTTCAATCGCTCGACCaaataaaaacaatttttatAACTCAACATACTAAAATATACATCTCAACATactaaaatatacaaaaacTGTGAAAGGAAAAATTATTTTGTGGAATTTGTTTTTTCAATAATTTAAAGTGTGTGGAAACCCGGATAGAATTACAATTATGGGCGAACTAAAGCAAATATTCTTCAAGCAAAATATCGTTAGAATTTATATTTGGTTTAAGTAACTCACACTGTCTAAATATCAAATTCTTTATAAGAGAGAACGAGAGAAAAAAGATTATTATCAAAGCAAGAACAAAAAAATTCCATATTCAATCTATTATTAACAATAATTACACGAGAAACACAATATCAAGTGTATTACCCGATGTGACATTGCTACAAAATCTATCGATGCTGATTATGGTGAAATTATGAGTTTCATATATTGAGTGAAATTACAATATTCATTGAAATCTGTCGCCAGATTTCACTACATGTATAATAACTTATGAGTGAAAAACAGAGCATGATATTTTCAACAATATGGCTATATCAGTATCTACTTTCCATTTATGACCATTCCCTTTCTGTTCCAATTTTTTCAGTGTCCACTCTTCTCTTAGCTTCTTCTTTATAGAGACCCCCAAGCCAAACCCATCGATCTCTGTGCTATAATGGCACAAAACTGATCACGCCCATGTGAGCAAATCTTACACTCCGATATTTTTTTAATCCTCTTTTTATATGTACATGAAGGTGAATCTGCCTTTTCCTATATGTCAGTTTATTAAAATGTGATCAATCCTTAGTTTGAAAAGCCAAGAAAGTTTTGACTTGATGGTAGGTTCTCAATTTGTTTTGTGATTTGTGTGGGTTTTTGCTTGGATTTTTAATGAAGAAAAATGGGTTTTATTTTCTAGGATTAATGTATGTGTAGGGGTAAGAAAAAAACTCTCTTTTTGATTGTGGGATGGTAACTGGGAACTCATGTGGGAGACCAGGTTCAATGGGTGAGGATTGCGATCCATTTTGGGTCTATTGCTTTTATCAGCGAAATTTGTTTTTACATTCATCCAGGATCGGTATTTTTTTTCCTTAAGCATTGATACTGCTGATAGTTGGCTTTTTTTCCCCCGAACTAGGTTATTTTCTCGGCATTTATTGTGCTTTCTTTGCTATTCAAGGTTTGGTATTGGAAGGGTAGAAGCACGCTGATTCCTACTCCTAAAAGACTGATTCTTTAGTTGGATTTCAGTTGATTCATGGGTTGAACTCAAGGAAACATGGACCAATGATGAGCAGTCGTGCGGAAGAATCTCGATTTTTTGACGCCATGGAGCACGTTTCATTGGCATCTGGTTCTCTTGATGATTGCCGTAGTTTTAAGAATTGGGAATATGATGTGTGGATTAATAGTCCTCAGAGTGTGAAGGAACGTCGTAGGAAATTCATTAGATGGATGGGATTGAGCTCAGATGGATTAGAAGGagacgatttctctaaagaagatATTGGTAGAATCATGGACAGTAGTGGAACAGTCCAGAAAACACCACTGAAAACAGAAAACCGGTTGTCTTCGGGCCACTCTTCTGCTTCAATTTGGTCTTACAATGATTTGGATTCGTCTATGGAGGTGGATTTAATTGATGTTAGAAGTGATAATTGCAGTGAGAGTGTATGTAATGTAATTGGATTAGTGGAAAATGAGAAAAACAAGTCGGAGCCGTCTCCGCCCCTTCAGCCGTTGGTGGAGAAAGAGCTGTTTGTTAATGGCAGTGCACAAAGAACCACGGATAAGTTGAAAGATAGGTTGTTGAATAGATTACGGTCCATTTCTTGTATGACGTGTAGCGCTGTGAATGATGATAATGTGCGATCGATTAATGAAACTAGGATTCGGAGAGTCAAGGTTAGATATTTTCGAAGAAGGATGAAGAAACTCTCGGCCCTTTTCACAGGACAAGACATACCAGCCCACGAGGGTCCTATATTAGCTATGAAATTTAGTCACAATGGAAAGTACCTGGCCAGTGCAGGAGAAGACAAGTTTGTGCGAGTCTGGCTAGTCGCGGAAGACGATAGATCAGATTTAATTGATATTCCAGATGCAGACCCGTCATGTGTGTACTTATTGGTTAATAATAAATCTGAATTAGGACCTCCGGAAAAAGATAATGTTAATGAATCCAAGTGTTCGAAGAAAACACAGGATTCAGCTTGTATCGTCTTTCCTCCTAAGGTTTTTCGAATTCTTGAAAGGCCCTTGCATTTGTTCCAAGGACACAAAGGGGAGATATTGGATCTTTCTTGGTCAAAGAATGATGTACATATACTTAAATTGTGCAAATTTATTCTGATATATTTTATGCTAGTTGCATTCAATTAACATCTTTTTTTTCCTTGCAGTGCCTCCTCTCTGCATCAATTGACAAAACTGTTCGGTTATGGCGAGTTGGAGTCGATCATTGCCTCAAAGTCTTCTCGCATAACAATTATGGTACGTGCTGCTAAATACTTGGTTTAGGGAATCATTGAATGTGGTTTTGAACTGATATCTTTTGCCAAAAACAAATTGAACACTATGCAGTGACGTGCATTCAGTTTAACCCTTTGAACGATGATTACTTCATCAGTGGTTCAATCGATGGGAAAGTTCGGATTTGGACAATAAATGGCTGTCAAGTTGTTGATTGGACTGAAACTAAGGAGATAATAACTGCCATTTCTTATCGACCCTGATGGACAGGTCTGTTCCTTTGCAGAATAGATGGTGCGAATGTTGTTTTCTCTTTTATAATGCGAAAAGAAATACATGGAAAATTTTAGGAGGGAGGTGGGCAACTGACCCTGGTTGCCATCCTTCCCTTGGTACATTAGTACCACTTTTCATTTTGTAATCGTAGAGTACATCAACTAAGCATTTCTTTGTATCTTACGCAGGGCGGTGTAATTGGCTCCGTTACTGGAACCTGTCAGTTTTTCATCATATCAGGTGCTCTAAAATGAATTCATGAAATGTTTCTCTTTTTCGCCATTCTGGTTTCAATCCTCTCTTTTCTTGGTTCTTATTTGTATTGCTATGGGAAGAAGGGTCACAAAATAACCATTTTTTATCTATCAGATAACCGTGTGCAGTTTGAAACTCAGATGTGCTTCGCCAGCAAGAAGAAGTCACCCTGCAAAAGGGTAACCGGCGTCCAGGTTATTGTTGATGCATTCAGGATAATATTTACCCGTTAAGAAATTTGCGACTTACATTTATTCTACTTTTATTGTTCTGTGGATGCAGTTTTTAGCACATGACCCGAGCAAAGTGTTGGTAACTTGTGCAAATTCACAGGTTAGAATCATTGATGGTATGGATGTGATCAGGAAATACAAAGGTGCATTTTGATTCCTCTATGGGTTCATCTTCACtctatatctcaaaaataatttcagTTTCTTTGTAACCAGGTATTCGAAATTGTGGGAATTATATTTCTGCTTCATTGACATCAGATGGGAAACACATTGTCTCCGCTTCTGAGGATTCAATTGTTTATATGTGGAACTACAGTGATCCGGTTTCAAATTCTCTGTCACAACCAAAATCCATAAGATCATTTGAGTGTTTCTCTTCAGATGTCTCAGTTGTCATACCCTGGCCTGGCTTGAAAATAGGGAACTCGGAAAATGAgttaaaatcaagaaaatttgAGAATTCTAAAAACTCATTACCCTTTTCACTATCTGCTTATTTATCTTCTGGCGACCACAAATTTTTCCTAGATTCCAACCCTAAGGGATCCACGACTTGGCCCGAGGAAAAGCTACCAGTGTCTTATCCCCGAGATATGATGTCTTCCATGTGTAAATCTCAGTACAAACTTCTCAAGGCTTGTTGCCAAAGTACTTCATCCAGCTCTCATGCATGGGGTCTGGTCCTTGTTACTGCTAGTTGGGATGGAAAAATAAGATCTTTTTATAATTACGGGTTACCAGTTCCCCATTAAACACAAGGTCTCTTATTGATTGAGAACCAATGCTGCTAAATGTACGAAACTAAAGCTTTAGGTGATTGAGAGAACGACACGCACCACACCCCTTCGCCTCCCCGTGTAATGTGATAACAACCTTTTATCATTTTAAGGGGTGGACCTAACCAATTTCTCCACAGCTAATGCATTGCATGCTCAAGGAAGTTGGTCGTTTCATAAGGTGACAATCGGAATCTACAAAAAAAATGGCTACAAATTTTTTGGATTTCGTTTTAACTGAAAGATCATTCGGGAGAGAATGAATTGCCTTGCTGGTCGACCACGATGGCATCCTCTAACTGTCACATAGAGTTAGTTTTGGCATTATTGAAGTTATTGAGTAGACACAATCCTATTTATTGCCATACAGTGGGAGTGGGTACCCAAATTCTTCTGCACACGTCAATTGAAGTTTGAAAGGGCGACGACAGGTAGGAAGAGTCAAATatgcaaaaagttgatcagaatagcTGAGTTGATATTTCATTTGTTTATTGTGATATTTGCATTTGGTTCTGACCCTGAAAGGATATGTAAATGTGTGGAAATGGTGGTGGGACCTTGGTCATTTATACagaatatgagatgtgggaCTCGGCCGGGGAATGGTGGTGGCGTATATTGGTGTTGAACGAATGAGTGGGGATTGCAATCTTTATGGTTTATTTGATTGGTCTGAGTCATTGAGATATTTGTCTGCAacatttttctatttttatccTGGCCTAAGTTGCTCCCAGATGACCATTCTCCGGTCTGCGTCACTTGTTAATGGATGATCAGCGGCTTCGCCACGAGTTTGCAGTGCCTCTTTTAAGAAACTTGCTAACATGTCGTCGTATCATTGTTTTTCCCATCTTTGAAGAAGGGGGCAGATTTGATTTGCTAATTCTGTTTACATGGACCATTGGCAATCAAGACATATTTGGTCATTTGTTGTGAGATGTATATGTTAGGCATGCaaccagatatatatatattttttaaattattctaTGTTACATCATGAGTATTTCTCCATATATTTCAATATTATTACATCATGTGAGTTTCTCACGTTTCTATTGAATAATCCAAGGACAACATGTGACCACATCATAGAAAGATAAATACTTCCTATGGAATAATTTTTTTGCTGGTTCAGATTTGGAAAATTAAAGGTCCGGTTTTAAAACAAACTCAATGTTGCAAACTGACAAACATAACAAATCGGTAAACCAGCCCATATCTATACCACAATCAGTCACCGTGTTACGTGTCTGCACTTAAGAGTGTAAACGAACTGAATCGAGTAGAATATGACAAAAATTTAAATGTCAGAATTTGGCTCGAATTAAATCtattcgagctcgattcgaagtttgaaaattttgagatttttgctTGAATTCAGTTCGAATTAaagctcgagttcggctcgaaagaTTCCAATATATTCacgaattatttaaattattgctCGAAAATGAGTACTCGAAAGACtcgaaatttatttatttaatatataattatattatattaataaatattaaagcTCGGGAGGAGCTCACGAActattgaataaaataatttaaggcTGAGTTCGACTCGAAAAAAGTTTGAAAATGTTCGAGTTTGGCTTGAATTCGATAAATTTGAATACGAATAAAGTATTTTCGAATCGTCTAAAAAAATTCACGAATAGACTCAGATCATTTGCACGCCTAATCTGCACCCCAAATAAGAACAATCATATGCCACTAATAAATTTATACATATGTTGTGTGcttatacattttatttttatta
This genomic interval from Primulina eburnea isolate SZY01 chromosome 16, ASM2296580v1, whole genome shotgun sequence contains the following:
- the LOC140816559 gene encoding LOW QUALITY PROTEIN: uncharacterized protein (The sequence of the model RefSeq protein was modified relative to this genomic sequence to represent the inferred CDS: deleted 1 base in 1 codon); translation: MYMKLIHGLNSRKHGPMMSSRAEESRFFDAMEHVSLASGSLDDCRSFKNWEYDVWINSPQSVKERRRKFIRWMGLSSDGLEGDDFSKEDIGRIMDSSGTVQKTPLKTENRLSSGHSSASIWSYNDLDSSMEVDLIDVRSDNCSESVCNVIGLVENEKNKSEPSPPLQPLVEKELFVNGSAQRTTDKLKDRLLNRLRSISCMTCSAVNDDNVRSINETRIRRVKVRYFRRRMKKLSALFTGQDIPAHEGPILAMKFSHNGKYLASAGEDKFVRVWLVAEDDRSDLIDIPDADPSCVYLLVNNKSELGPPEKDNVNESKCSKKTQDSACIVFPPKVFRILERPLHLFQGHKGEILDLSWSKNDCLLSASIDKTVRLWRVGVDHCLKVFSHNNYVTCIQFNPLNDDYFISGSIDGKVRIWTINGCQVVDWTETKEIITAISYRPDGQGGVIGSVTGTCQFFIISDNRVQFETQMCFASKKKSPCKRVTGVQFLAHDPSKVLVTCANSQVRIIDGMDVIRKYKGIRNCGNYISASLTSDGKHIVSASEDSIVYMWNYSDPVSNSLSQPKSIRSFECFSSDVSVVIPWPGLKIGNSENELKSRKFENSKNSLPFSLSAYLSSGDHKFFLDSNPKGSTTWPEEKLPVSYPRDMMSSMCKSQYKLLKACCQSTSSSSHAWGLVLVTASWDGKIRSFYNYGLPVPH